In Listeria monocytogenes, the following proteins share a genomic window:
- a CDS encoding PTS sugar transporter subunit IIB: MIQFLRVDHRLLHGQVAVSWFNALDVNTILVANDGVAADDFRKSAIRLAKPEAAKLVMKSIDESIEAINSGVTDKYNMLIVVESVEDAYKLIHGTNGKIPMLNLGGTKQREGTANFSKAINLTPEEVAKLKELQKEKVDVFMQQVPNEKKVTFEA, encoded by the coding sequence ATGATTCAATTTCTAAGAGTAGACCATCGTTTACTACATGGACAAGTAGCTGTATCTTGGTTTAATGCTTTAGATGTAAATACAATTTTAGTGGCAAATGATGGGGTAGCGGCGGACGATTTCCGTAAGTCGGCAATACGTCTCGCTAAACCCGAGGCGGCAAAACTAGTCATGAAAAGTATCGATGAAAGCATCGAAGCAATTAATTCCGGCGTCACCGACAAATACAACATGCTTATTGTTGTTGAATCGGTTGAAGACGCTTACAAATTAATCCATGGCACGAATGGTAAAATCCCGATGTTAAATCTAGGCGGAACAAAGCAAAGAGAAGGAACAGCCAATTTTTCCAAAGCAATCAATTTAACACCTGAAGAAGTAGCGAAGTTAAAAGAACTTCAAAAAGAAAAGGTAGATGTATTTATGCAACAAGTGCCTAACGAGAAAAAAGTAACCTTTGAAGCATAA
- a CDS encoding GntR family transcriptional regulator, whose protein sequence is MGAKKPLFEVIASEIKDSINRDEYKPGMLMPNETALQEIFSSSRTTIRRAVDLLVEEGLVVRKNGVGLYVQPKLTAQNILEMTGVMKTDTNENLKKDIKDFYIRKAGKFYAEKFGIKENELVYSIKFVQKSEHGVTLDRLILPLSLYPDLQAKDFQIINIIELVNSGKYKLFELEQELQLILAGNEQIKNMHVDENDPVFKLSSVFYAENEMPIAIQYHYEDAESTKYVVDFN, encoded by the coding sequence ATGGGAGCTAAAAAGCCACTTTTTGAAGTAATAGCTTCAGAAATAAAAGATAGTATTAATCGCGATGAATATAAGCCGGGAATGCTAATGCCGAACGAAACAGCCTTGCAAGAAATTTTTTCTAGTAGTCGGACAACGATTCGCCGCGCGGTAGATTTATTAGTCGAAGAAGGTTTAGTTGTTCGTAAAAACGGTGTTGGGCTATACGTCCAACCAAAACTAACAGCTCAGAACATTTTAGAAATGACAGGTGTTATGAAAACCGATACCAATGAAAATCTGAAAAAAGACATTAAAGACTTTTACATCCGTAAAGCTGGGAAATTTTACGCAGAGAAGTTTGGTATAAAAGAGAATGAACTTGTGTATTCTATCAAGTTTGTCCAAAAAAGTGAGCATGGTGTCACACTAGATCGCTTAATTTTACCACTAAGTTTATACCCTGATTTACAAGCAAAGGATTTTCAAATTATTAATATTATTGAGCTTGTTAATTCAGGTAAATATAAATTATTTGAGCTTGAGCAGGAACTTCAACTTATTTTAGCTGGGAATGAGCAAATCAAAAATATGCATGTAGACGAAAATGATCCTGTTTTCAAATTGAGTAGTGTCTTTTATGCAGAAAACGAGATGCCAATTGCCATCCAATATCATTATGAAGATGCTGAGTCGACCAAATATGTAGTTGATTTTAACTAA